A single region of the Vicia villosa cultivar HV-30 ecotype Madison, WI linkage group LG4, Vvil1.0, whole genome shotgun sequence genome encodes:
- the LOC131600212 gene encoding MYB-like transcription factor EOBI, which translates to MYWGGVMAGQIGHGMMEEDVWRKGPWTAEEDRLLIEYVRLHGEGRWNSVARLTGLKRNGKSCRLRWVNYLRPDLKRGQITPQEENIILELHARWGNRWSTIARSLPGRTDNEIKNYWRTHFKKKAKRPSDAAEKAKNRIMRKQLFHHQQQLLNQQQQQQLQFNLDISKFEENNNRFPYISQTRQEMLNNICPNTTEEQGNFMLNGNYSVPDSSTDENLWDGMWNLDDVQGNFSNKTGLYNLVAPYC; encoded by the exons ATGTATTGGGGTGGAGTTATGGCTGGCCAAATTGGTCATGGTATGATGGAGGAAGATGTATGGAGAAAAGGACCCTGGACTGCTGAAGAAGATAGGTTGCTTATTGAGTATGTTAGGCTGCATGGTGAAGGTAGATGGAACTCTGTTGCTAGACTTACAG GATTGAAAAGGAATGGAAAGAGTTGCAGATTGAGATGGGTGAATTATCTTAGGCCTGATCTCAAAAGGGGTCAAATAACACCTCAAGAAGAGAACATAATTCTAGAGCTTCATGCTAGGTGGGGAAACag ATGGTCAACAATTGCAAGAAGCTTACCAGGAAGAACagataatgaaataaaaaattactgGAGGACTCATTTCAAGAAAAAGGCAAAAAGACCATCTGATGCTGCCGAAAAGGCGAAAAACCGAATCATGAGGAAGCAGTtatttcatcatcaacaacaactgTTAAATCAGCAGCAGCAGCAACAACTTCAATTCAACTTGGACATTTCCAAGtttgaagaaaataataatagATTTCCTTATATATCTCAAACTAGACAAGAAATGTTGAACAACATTTGTCCAAACACAACAGAAGAACAGGGAAACTTTATGCTCAATGGAAATTATTCTGTGCCAGATTCTTCAACAGATGAAAATTTGTGGGATGGTATGTGGAATTTGGATGATGTTCAAGGAAATTTCAGTAACAAAACTGGTTTATATAATTTAGTTGCTCCTTATTGCTAG